In the Dioscorea cayenensis subsp. rotundata cultivar TDr96_F1 chromosome 12, TDr96_F1_v2_PseudoChromosome.rev07_lg8_w22 25.fasta, whole genome shotgun sequence genome, one interval contains:
- the LOC120273192 gene encoding uncharacterized protein LOC120273192, whose translation MSDFEALRMNEVDSIDDFAGKISGVANKLSELGASVKDGTLVKKLFNSVPSKYLQVLASLEQLFDVDEMPFEEAIGRLKAYEKRVKKDDKQGNQLLLTREKWSARTKRVSGEPQRHGATSSEGRGWGKTRGRGRGRHSGGRGGATLSRLDGASGSRDKQHI comes from the coding sequence ATGAGCGACTTCGAAGCTTTGAGGATGAACGAGGTGGACTCCATAGATGATTTCGCTGGGAAAATCAGTGGTGTGGCTAACAAACTCAGTGAGCTTGGAGCTTCTGTGAAGGATGGCACACTTGTGAAGAAGTTATTTAACTCGGTTCCAAGCAAATATCTTCAAGTATTGGCCTCACTTGAGCAGTTGTTTGACGTGGATGAGATGCCGTTTGAAGAAGCTATAGGTCGTCTGAAAGCTTATGAGAAGAGGGTTAAGAAAGATGATAAGCAAGGCAACCAACTTCTTCTCACTCGTGAAAAGTGGAGTGCCCGCACTAAGAGAGTCAGTGGGGAGCCACAAAGACATGGTGCTACCAGCTCTGAGGGTCGGGGCTGGGGGAAAACTCGGGGCAGAGGACGTGGACGGCACAGTGGAGGACGCGGTGGCGCAACATTGTCACGCTTGGATGGTGCAAGTGGAAGTAGAGataaacaacatatataa